One genomic segment of Planctomycetota bacterium includes these proteins:
- a CDS encoding class I SAM-dependent methyltransferase encodes MVGQAHSHIDGRWLGDVRGKRLLCLASGGGQQSALYAAAGAIVTVVDISAAMLALDRQVAEERGIDLQIVETSMDDLSMFAPASFDAVIHPVSTCYVPDIGAVYREVARVICAGGVYVSQHKQPTSLQASTLPHGGSYTIDVPYESREPLPPVVGSLHREAGTLEFIHRWEDVLGGLCRAGFVIEDLVEPGHGKPDAEPGTFAHRSRWIPPYVRIKARRTGSAAAPSSAASSLWTP; translated from the coding sequence ATGGTCGGCCAAGCCCACTCGCACATCGATGGTCGCTGGCTCGGTGACGTGCGGGGCAAGCGGCTGTTGTGCCTGGCCAGCGGCGGCGGCCAGCAAAGCGCCCTCTATGCCGCGGCCGGCGCGATCGTGACCGTCGTCGACATCAGCGCGGCCATGCTCGCCCTCGATCGCCAGGTGGCCGAGGAGCGGGGCATCGACTTGCAGATTGTCGAGACGTCGATGGACGATCTGTCCATGTTCGCGCCGGCCAGTTTCGACGCGGTCATCCATCCGGTTAGCACCTGCTACGTGCCCGACATTGGCGCGGTCTATCGCGAGGTGGCCCGCGTGATCTGCGCCGGCGGAGTGTACGTCAGCCAGCACAAGCAGCCCACCAGCCTTCAGGCTTCGACGTTGCCCCACGGCGGCAGCTATACGATCGACGTCCCGTATGAAAGCCGCGAGCCGTTGCCCCCCGTGGTGGGCAGCTTGCATCGCGAGGCGGGGACGCTCGAGTTCATTCACCGCTGGGAGGACGTGCTCGGCGGGCTGTGCCGCGCCGGGTTCGTGATCGAAGACCTGGTCGAGCCGGGCCACGGCAAGCCCGACGCCGAGCCAGGGACGTTCGCCCATCGCAGCCGCTGGATTCCGCCGTATGTGCGCATCAAAGCCCGCCGGACGGGGAGCGCCGCCGCGCCGTCGTCGGCCGCCTCGTCGCTTTGGACGCCCTAG
- a CDS encoding trypsin-like peptidase domain-containing protein codes for MARVRRHGHRVFWGALVVTALALAVLGLSVGVAAETRTWTVANGGYQTEAEFIELRDGKTVRLKLKDGAIRDVPLELLVDADKQFVQKHAAPTPLPPVKVATAVPKTLTALQAAVARTPSAVEALKLYRAFRESADTSDDDRKATDKDFAEMGKLAATQSMRTKDGWEPGDKYAVRHTKAIALTRQGIDHFTRRQDEDFRKRFAEAAALEPENTRIEFLTGAMYARNNRDLAKAEQHFKAVVARDPGHVAALNNLALLAVRNGEYLEAVKLWRTALESEPNQDVVQNLGRFVDQFDKARISCEQFPVDEARKALAAALATGRYEACNPRVGWLTMMADDDMNRLINGLTTKADLALQMAALPQPADDSTAIHGGLGVIVGPRLVVTSKQLVDGGTAFDVYSGPSDQRRTSRGTLLGVSKTHDLALLSCDDLNLTGLSIEPAPASRGTELFAGGMAEMFYMHAPLRLKHGAVAAVSGEGNSPFLFDALTNQGFAGGAIVNQSGNVLGLVSEPAGVWPRFTDGVPGAAIIEFVKSLVPEFIPPKPKTETLDAADLQKRVGDATVLVWTWSNNATRPPAAMANSGFEDRDCATCRGTGELPCPIKDCKKGKVNLKTAGGNVQAPCPVCNGKSHITCPTCQGNRVDPDWRRPDGYTISAFLTQVEENAPKSTATYDVMKSPRHDPITPQLSSYLVEANLANRIFMSQSFGGGGEDAYRNVCPDGALLIGLDIGLGRNNKQSTVAGVRGIFATKEGVVLGPWNGQGTTGTDRLEAKPGYAVGGIKMRSSNGVDGLALMFMRIHGTRLDVTDMYLSKYVGGTGGSDQQTIGCDGNLVVGIYGRNPTDPKSVSNTLGLIVVPPLP; via the coding sequence ATGGCTCGGGTTCGTCGTCATGGGCATCGTGTGTTCTGGGGCGCGCTCGTCGTCACGGCACTGGCTTTGGCAGTGCTGGGTCTTTCGGTCGGGGTGGCCGCCGAAACGCGGACCTGGACCGTGGCCAACGGGGGCTATCAGACCGAGGCCGAGTTCATCGAGCTGCGCGACGGCAAGACCGTGCGTCTGAAGCTCAAGGACGGCGCGATCCGCGACGTGCCGCTCGAACTGCTGGTCGATGCCGATAAGCAGTTCGTGCAAAAGCACGCCGCCCCGACTCCGCTGCCGCCGGTGAAGGTCGCCACGGCCGTGCCCAAGACCTTGACTGCGCTGCAAGCGGCCGTCGCGCGCACGCCGTCGGCCGTCGAGGCCTTGAAGTTGTATCGCGCGTTCCGCGAATCGGCCGACACCAGCGACGACGATCGCAAGGCCACCGACAAGGACTTTGCCGAAATGGGCAAGCTGGCGGCCACGCAATCGATGCGCACCAAGGACGGCTGGGAGCCAGGCGACAAGTACGCGGTTCGCCACACCAAGGCCATTGCCCTGACACGCCAGGGCATCGACCATTTCACTCGTCGCCAAGATGAAGACTTCCGCAAGCGTTTCGCCGAAGCCGCGGCGCTTGAGCCCGAGAACACGCGGATCGAGTTCCTGACCGGCGCGATGTACGCCCGCAACAACCGCGATCTGGCCAAGGCCGAGCAACATTTCAAAGCCGTCGTGGCGCGCGACCCCGGCCACGTGGCGGCCCTGAACAATCTGGCCCTGCTGGCGGTCAGGAACGGCGAATACCTGGAAGCGGTCAAGCTTTGGCGCACGGCCTTGGAGTCGGAACCGAACCAGGACGTGGTGCAGAATCTGGGGCGCTTCGTCGACCAGTTCGACAAGGCCCGCATCTCGTGCGAGCAGTTCCCGGTCGACGAAGCCCGCAAGGCGCTCGCAGCCGCGCTGGCCACCGGCCGGTACGAGGCCTGCAACCCGCGCGTGGGCTGGCTAACGATGATGGCCGACGACGATATGAATCGATTGATCAACGGGCTGACGACCAAGGCGGACCTGGCCCTGCAAATGGCGGCGCTTCCCCAGCCGGCCGACGACTCGACGGCCATTCACGGCGGGCTGGGCGTGATCGTTGGTCCGCGACTGGTCGTGACTAGCAAGCAACTGGTCGATGGGGGAACCGCCTTCGATGTTTATTCCGGCCCGAGCGATCAACGCCGCACGTCGCGCGGCACCTTGTTGGGAGTGTCCAAGACGCATGACTTGGCGCTGTTGAGTTGCGACGACTTGAACTTGACGGGGCTGTCGATCGAGCCAGCGCCGGCGTCGCGCGGCACCGAGCTGTTCGCCGGGGGCATGGCCGAGATGTTCTATATGCACGCGCCGTTGCGTCTGAAGCACGGCGCGGTGGCCGCCGTGTCGGGCGAAGGGAACAGCCCGTTCTTGTTCGACGCGCTCACCAACCAGGGCTTCGCTGGCGGGGCGATCGTAAACCAGTCGGGCAATGTGTTGGGACTGGTTTCGGAACCGGCCGGCGTCTGGCCGCGCTTTACCGACGGGGTACCAGGCGCGGCGATCATCGAGTTTGTGAAGAGTCTGGTCCCCGAGTTCATTCCGCCCAAGCCCAAGACCGAAACGCTCGACGCCGCCGACCTGCAAAAGCGCGTTGGCGACGCCACGGTGTTGGTTTGGACCTGGTCGAACAACGCCACCCGGCCACCCGCCGCGATGGCCAACAGCGGTTTCGAGGATCGGGACTGCGCCACTTGTCGCGGCACCGGCGAGTTGCCCTGCCCGATCAAGGATTGCAAGAAGGGGAAGGTCAACCTCAAGACGGCGGGGGGCAATGTCCAGGCGCCGTGCCCGGTCTGCAATGGCAAGTCGCACATCACCTGCCCGACCTGTCAGGGGAATCGTGTCGATCCCGATTGGCGTCGCCCAGATGGTTATACGATCAGTGCCTTTTTAACCCAGGTCGAAGAGAACGCTCCAAAGTCGACGGCTACCTACGACGTGATGAAGTCGCCGCGGCACGATCCGATCACGCCTCAATTGTCGAGCTACCTGGTTGAAGCGAATCTGGCCAATCGAATCTTCATGAGCCAGTCATTCGGTGGTGGTGGTGAAGACGCCTATCGCAACGTCTGTCCCGACGGCGCGTTGTTGATTGGCCTGGACATTGGCTTGGGCCGCAACAACAAGCAGTCCACCGTGGCCGGCGTTCGTGGCATTTTCGCCACCAAGGAAGGGGTCGTCCTGGGACCGTGGAACGGCCAGGGAACCACCGGGACCGACCGCCTGGAAGCCAAGCCGGGCTACGCGGTCGGCGGCATTAAGATGCGATCCAGCAACGGCGTCGACGGGCTAGCGCTGATGTTCATGCGCATTCACGGCACGCGGTTGGACGTGACCGACATGTACCTCAGCAAGTACGTGGGCGGCACCGGCGGCTCGGACCAGCAGACGATCGGTTGTGACGGAAACCTGGTCGTCGGCATCTACGGCCGCAACCCCACCGACCCCAAGTCAGTGAGCAACACGCTGGGACTGATCGTCGTGCCACCGCTGCCGTAG
- the pyk gene encoding pyruvate kinase yields MSIGVQNTPRARTKIVATVGPASRDEDKLLGLIQAGVDVFRLNMAHGDLNSHKEVLERIRRVSESIGDPVAVLVDLAGPKIRLGELPGGQVDCPKGATFRFVRGDSTNDPTKLVTNYPLLVDELQVGDRVFLVDGTVRLEVIDRGADSIGCRVTQGGLIRNKQGVNLPGAKISLPALSDADKQHATWAAENKADYVSLSFVRTAKEVAELKWLLNYHKSAAKVIAKIEKQEAVDQLAEIVQTADGIMVARGDLGVEMDVARVPIVQKKIVATCNQYDKPVIIATQMLDSMQHSRQPTRAEVTDVANAILDGCDATMLSGETAVGEYPVETVEMMNRIALVTEPLLEGRPTPPAPLVLPEDLKRLTQAVVFGAVQISKELKAQMMTVVSHSGATALAMSKRRPSLPILGVSDRPEVQRQMALYWGVIPLMNAPTTDSIQLLKHCEEWGLKQGYITPGGHMILVAGVGLASRGHNMVRVHEVGSEH; encoded by the coding sequence GTGAGCATTGGCGTTCAGAACACTCCGCGGGCGCGAACCAAGATTGTGGCCACCGTGGGCCCAGCGAGCCGCGACGAAGACAAGCTCCTGGGGCTGATCCAGGCCGGCGTGGACGTCTTCCGCCTGAACATGGCCCACGGCGACTTGAACAGCCACAAGGAAGTGCTCGAGCGAATCCGCCGCGTGAGCGAGTCGATCGGCGATCCGGTGGCCGTGCTGGTCGATCTGGCCGGCCCGAAGATTCGCCTGGGCGAGTTGCCCGGCGGGCAGGTCGATTGTCCCAAGGGGGCGACATTCCGATTTGTCCGCGGCGACTCGACCAACGACCCGACCAAGCTGGTGACCAATTACCCGCTCTTGGTTGACGAGTTGCAAGTCGGCGATCGGGTGTTCCTGGTTGACGGCACGGTGCGGTTGGAAGTGATCGACCGCGGAGCCGATTCGATCGGCTGCCGCGTTACCCAAGGAGGGCTGATTCGCAACAAGCAAGGGGTGAACCTGCCCGGGGCCAAGATCAGCCTGCCGGCCCTGAGCGACGCCGACAAGCAGCACGCCACCTGGGCCGCCGAGAACAAAGCCGACTACGTCAGCCTGAGCTTTGTGCGGACGGCCAAGGAAGTGGCCGAGTTGAAGTGGCTGCTCAACTATCACAAAAGCGCGGCCAAGGTGATTGCCAAGATCGAGAAGCAGGAAGCGGTCGATCAACTGGCCGAGATCGTGCAAACGGCCGACGGCATCATGGTGGCGCGCGGCGACCTGGGAGTCGAGATGGACGTGGCCCGGGTGCCGATCGTCCAGAAGAAAATCGTCGCCACCTGCAATCAATACGACAAGCCGGTGATCATCGCCACGCAAATGCTCGACAGCATGCAGCATTCGCGCCAGCCGACCCGGGCCGAAGTGACCGACGTGGCCAACGCGATTCTCGACGGCTGTGACGCAACGATGTTGTCGGGCGAGACGGCCGTCGGCGAGTATCCGGTCGAGACGGTCGAGATGATGAACCGGATCGCGCTGGTGACCGAGCCGCTGCTCGAGGGTCGTCCGACGCCGCCGGCACCGCTGGTGCTGCCCGAGGATTTGAAACGATTGACCCAGGCCGTCGTATTCGGCGCGGTGCAAATCTCGAAGGAGTTGAAGGCCCAGATGATGACGGTCGTCAGCCACAGCGGCGCGACGGCCCTGGCCATGTCCAAACGGCGACCGTCGTTGCCGATTCTGGGCGTGAGCGACCGACCCGAGGTGCAGCGGCAGATGGCGCTCTATTGGGGCGTGATCCCGCTGATGAATGCGCCCACGACCGACAGCATTCAACTGCTCAAGCATTGCGAGGAATGGGGGCTGAAGCAAGGCTACATCACGCCGGGCGGGCACATGATCCTGGTCGCCGGCGTGGGATTAGCCTCACGCGGCCACAACATGGTCCGCGTGCATGAAGTAGGGAGCGAGCACTGA
- a CDS encoding SDR family oxidoreductase, which yields MSAHYWHDKVAIVTGASSGLGRDIARAFAASGARVVLAARGAEALQATAHELSASGATVLAVPTDVTVADSAAALVAQTLERFGQLDVLVNNAGRSMRRAVHDTTAADFGEQFEINVQSTVNVTLAAIEPLLARRGHLVNIASLAGLAPARYMGAYGPSKAALVSYTRQLRLELADRGLNVLLVCPGPIARDKPREYTAAELAGLPPSAAKPGGGVKAGAIRPEALAAAILRAAERRQKELVVPGMARVVLALSQLSPSLGDWLIRKLG from the coding sequence TTGAGCGCACATTACTGGCACGACAAAGTGGCAATCGTCACCGGCGCGTCGAGCGGTCTGGGGCGCGACATCGCCCGAGCGTTCGCCGCCTCGGGGGCGAGGGTGGTGCTAGCGGCGCGGGGCGCCGAAGCCTTGCAGGCTACGGCCCATGAATTGTCGGCCAGCGGCGCGACGGTCCTGGCCGTGCCCACCGACGTGACGGTGGCCGACAGCGCGGCGGCGCTCGTCGCGCAGACGCTCGAGCGCTTCGGGCAGCTCGACGTGCTGGTCAATAACGCCGGCCGCTCGATGCGCCGCGCCGTACACGACACGACGGCGGCCGACTTCGGCGAGCAGTTCGAGATCAATGTTCAATCGACCGTCAACGTCACGCTCGCGGCCATCGAACCCTTGCTCGCGCGTCGCGGGCATCTGGTGAACATCGCTTCGCTGGCGGGGCTGGCGCCGGCGCGCTACATGGGAGCGTACGGCCCGTCCAAGGCGGCGCTGGTCAGCTACACGCGGCAGTTGCGGCTTGAGCTGGCCGATCGTGGCTTGAACGTGCTGTTGGTCTGTCCCGGGCCGATCGCCCGCGACAAGCCGCGCGAGTACACGGCCGCCGAGTTGGCGGGCCTGCCGCCGAGCGCCGCCAAGCCGGGTGGCGGAGTCAAGGCCGGCGCGATCCGCCCCGAGGCGCTGGCGGCCGCGATCCTGCGCGCCGCCGAACGTCGTCAGAAGGAACTGGTTGTACCTGGGATGGCCCGCGTGGTGCTGGCCCTGTCGCAGTTGTCGCCGTCGCTGGGGGACTGGCTGATCAGGAAGTTGGGGTGA
- a CDS encoding GNAT family N-acetyltransferase, giving the protein MPSYQLAIRCAADELRDSAADWDDLWQRSEVALPLTRAELVAMWAEHFAAGGVQGLMAYDGPWAVAALPIALNRKLGVGLAGLPNHPQFTAGDLMLDPAADARQALALLAEGLEQLPSLLAWFELVPYEAPRWRQLLDVLTERGWRIHQQPSYTTGVIELPTSWDVYDASRSSNHRRQLRKAERRAKQAGDVTLRVLNHLRSAEVAKVLGECFAIEDRSWKGAEGSSMARTPGQAELSLRIAQQLAAWGQLHVALLEVGGRAVAFELGCQAKGTYFSPKIGHDPQFANLSPGQLLRHELLQHFVREQSINRVDFWGPLTEATARWATTSYPVGRVVAAPPRTSSRVAWHAYRTLRAARNAFRHEQKTHEVKPVGLEDVPSSNQQLATSNFSGPVTPTS; this is encoded by the coding sequence ATGCCCAGTTATCAACTCGCAATCCGCTGTGCTGCCGACGAGCTGCGCGATAGCGCCGCCGACTGGGACGATCTATGGCAGCGCAGTGAAGTAGCCCTGCCCCTCACGCGCGCCGAGCTAGTCGCGATGTGGGCCGAGCATTTCGCGGCTGGCGGCGTGCAGGGACTGATGGCCTATGACGGCCCCTGGGCTGTGGCCGCCCTGCCAATCGCACTCAACCGCAAGCTGGGCGTCGGGCTGGCCGGCCTGCCCAATCATCCGCAATTCACCGCGGGCGATTTGATGCTCGATCCCGCAGCCGACGCGCGGCAGGCGCTGGCGTTGCTGGCCGAGGGACTCGAACAACTACCGAGCCTGCTGGCTTGGTTCGAGCTGGTCCCCTACGAAGCGCCGCGCTGGCGACAGCTACTTGATGTGCTGACCGAGCGCGGCTGGCGCATTCACCAGCAGCCCAGCTATACGACCGGCGTCATCGAGTTGCCCACTTCGTGGGACGTCTATGATGCCAGCCGGTCGAGCAACCATCGCCGGCAACTGCGCAAGGCCGAGCGCCGCGCCAAGCAAGCGGGCGATGTTACGCTGCGGGTGCTGAATCACCTGCGCTCCGCCGAAGTCGCCAAAGTGTTAGGCGAATGCTTCGCAATCGAGGATCGAAGCTGGAAGGGTGCCGAAGGCTCGTCAATGGCCCGCACGCCAGGACAAGCCGAGTTGAGCCTGCGCATTGCCCAACAACTGGCCGCGTGGGGGCAACTACACGTGGCGTTGCTCGAAGTGGGCGGTCGCGCGGTCGCCTTTGAACTGGGCTGCCAGGCCAAAGGAACCTATTTCTCGCCAAAAATCGGCCACGATCCACAGTTCGCGAACCTGTCGCCCGGGCAACTGTTGCGACATGAGCTGCTGCAACACTTCGTCCGCGAGCAGTCAATCAACCGCGTGGACTTCTGGGGACCGTTGACCGAAGCGACCGCGCGCTGGGCCACGACCAGCTACCCCGTCGGCCGCGTCGTCGCCGCCCCGCCGCGCACATCAAGCCGAGTTGCCTGGCACGCCTATCGCACGCTCCGCGCAGCTCGCAACGCCTTCCGCCACGAACAAAAAACCCACGAAGTGAAACCCGTGGGCTTGGAAGATGTCCCCTCTAGCAACCAGCAACTTGCAACCAGCAACTTTTCAGGCCCCGTCACCCCAACTTCCTGA
- a CDS encoding sugar transferase, protein MNLVSPGGNRASSYQMVKRGLDIVGALAAIVLFSPIMLVTFAVLMVTTRGKPIFRQQRVGYLGKLFPMFKFRTMVVNADAIQAQVKNEKDGPIFKNRRDPRITALGRFLRSTSIDELPQLFNVLAGHMSLVGPRPPVLKEVIRYQPWQRRRLSVKPGLTCLWQVSGRCEIGFEDWVRMDLWYIDHQNLITDLKLLIATPSSVLSRRGAY, encoded by the coding sequence ATGAATCTGGTTTCCCCGGGTGGCAATCGGGCGTCGAGTTACCAAATGGTGAAGCGCGGACTCGACATCGTCGGCGCTTTGGCGGCGATTGTGTTGTTCTCGCCGATCATGCTGGTGACGTTCGCGGTGCTGATGGTCACCACGCGCGGCAAGCCGATCTTCCGGCAGCAGCGGGTCGGCTACCTGGGGAAGTTGTTCCCGATGTTCAAGTTTCGCACGATGGTCGTGAACGCCGACGCGATCCAGGCCCAAGTCAAGAACGAGAAGGACGGCCCGATCTTCAAGAACCGTCGCGATCCGCGGATCACGGCGTTGGGACGCTTTCTGCGCAGCACGAGCATCGACGAGTTGCCTCAATTGTTCAATGTGTTGGCCGGGCACATGTCGCTGGTCGGGCCGCGTCCGCCGGTGTTGAAGGAAGTGATCCGCTATCAGCCTTGGCAACGGCGGCGATTGTCGGTCAAGCCGGGGTTAACTTGCCTGTGGCAAGTCAGCGGCCGGTGTGAGATCGGCTTTGAAGATTGGGTGCGGATGGACCTGTGGTATATTGACCACCAGAACCTGATCACCGATCTCAAGCTGCTGATCGCCACGCCGAGCAGCGTGCTGAGCCGCCGCGGGGCGTATTAG
- a CDS encoding RDD family protein, with amino-acid sequence MPIEFPCPQCNKLLRVPDAAVGRQAQCPGCSTVSTVPAASVRSPVPAAPRQPPQAPPPPPPVPQPGYGSAPQSNPFAPPPPQGGAQAWGAPQQGQQLPDITNPYAAPTSFGPAANTWARPRPRLASLGQRFGGAVVDGVIGMLLAVPLIVLLFIAVVSMDNRREPNISAVAAILMLLLSLGLLALGVTQIILLSTSGQTIGKKVAGTRIVLKESGQTAGFVHAFLLRSFVFGLIGSAVGLIPFAGIVFNLVDICMIFGEERRCLHDLLAQTIVVEA; translated from the coding sequence ATGCCGATCGAGTTCCCCTGTCCCCAGTGCAACAAGCTGCTGCGCGTGCCCGACGCGGCCGTCGGCCGCCAGGCGCAATGCCCCGGCTGCAGCACCGTCTCGACCGTGCCGGCCGCCAGCGTGCGTTCGCCGGTTCCCGCGGCGCCGCGTCAGCCGCCCCAAGCCCCGCCACCCCCTCCGCCCGTGCCGCAGCCTGGTTACGGGTCGGCGCCGCAGTCGAATCCGTTCGCTCCCCCGCCGCCGCAAGGGGGTGCGCAAGCTTGGGGCGCTCCTCAACAAGGACAGCAACTCCCCGACATCACCAACCCCTATGCGGCGCCAACCTCCTTTGGCCCCGCGGCCAACACCTGGGCGCGCCCCAGGCCGCGGCTGGCGTCGCTCGGTCAGCGCTTTGGCGGCGCGGTTGTCGACGGAGTCATCGGCATGCTGCTCGCGGTGCCGTTGATCGTTCTGCTTTTCATCGCGGTCGTGAGCATGGACAACCGGCGCGAACCCAACATCAGCGCCGTCGCGGCAATTCTCATGCTGCTACTGAGCTTGGGATTGTTGGCCTTGGGCGTTACGCAAATCATTTTGCTATCCACCAGCGGCCAAACGATTGGCAAGAAGGTAGCCGGCACGCGGATCGTCTTGAAGGAGTCAGGTCAGACGGCGGGTTTTGTCCATGCGTTCCTGCTGCGATCCTTTGTGTTTGGCCTGATCGGCAGCGCGGTCGGCCTGATTCCATTCGCCGGGATCGTCTTCAACCTGGTCGACATCTGCATGATCTTCGGCGAAGAGCGCCGCTGCCTGCACGACCTGCTCGCCCAGACGATCGTCGTTGAAGCGTAG
- a CDS encoding type II toxin-antitoxin system RelE/ParE family toxin, with protein MNRIVFHPEAELEFEAAWDYYELRRKGLGDEFALAVEAVLDRIRERPESCSAHGTRGFRMALAKRFPYTVYFRESAGRFWVMAIAHQRRRPNYWRSRRPS; from the coding sequence TTGAATCGCATTGTCTTCCATCCCGAGGCCGAACTCGAATTCGAAGCAGCGTGGGATTATTACGAGCTGCGACGAAAAGGACTTGGTGACGAATTTGCCCTAGCAGTCGAGGCCGTCCTCGACCGCATTCGGGAACGTCCTGAGTCTTGTTCGGCACACGGTACGCGCGGCTTTCGCATGGCGCTTGCGAAGCGATTTCCGTACACCGTCTATTTTCGTGAATCAGCAGGCCGGTTCTGGGTAATGGCGATTGCTCATCAGCGGCGACGGCCTAATTATTGGCGATCTCGCCGACCGAGCTAG
- a CDS encoding addiction module protein codes for MTDAVGQILSQVSSLTQQERAELAYALVCSLGPIESDDDVAAAWDEELNRRLDQVLRNEVEGIPAEQVFEKLRRRQS; via the coding sequence ATGACCGACGCTGTTGGACAGATCCTTTCGCAGGTCAGTTCTCTCACCCAGCAAGAGCGAGCCGAGTTGGCGTACGCCCTGGTCTGCTCACTTGGTCCCATCGAGAGCGACGACGATGTAGCGGCAGCATGGGATGAAGAACTGAATCGCCGCCTCGATCAAGTCCTTCGCAACGAGGTTGAGGGAATTCCCGCCGAACAGGTATTCGAGAAGTTGCGTCGCCGCCAATCTTGA
- the ilvC gene encoding ketol-acid reductoisomerase: MAAKIFYDKDADLAVLKNKTIAIIGYGSQGHAQAQNLRDSGCTVIIGQRPGGPNYDLAVSHGFKPMSAAEAAEKADIVNILLPDELQGDVYRNDIKPKLKPGNVLMCSHGFNIHFGQVEPPAGVDALLVAPKGPGHLVRSEFEKGGGVPCLIALSPGASEETRRIGLAYAKGIGGTRGGVIETTFAEETETDLFGEQVVLCGGVSALVKAGFETLVEAGYQPEMAYFECMHELKLIVDLFYQGGLNYMRYSVSNTAEYGDYTRGPRIVTPETKAEMKKILHEIQSGQFARDWLLENKVNAPAFKATRRREREHPIEVVGKQLRRLMSWIKSKEV, translated from the coding sequence ATGGCAGCCAAAATCTTCTACGACAAAGACGCCGATCTGGCGGTGCTGAAGAACAAGACCATCGCCATCATCGGCTATGGCTCGCAAGGACACGCCCAGGCGCAAAACCTGCGCGACAGCGGCTGCACAGTCATCATCGGCCAACGCCCCGGCGGCCCGAACTACGATCTGGCCGTCAGTCACGGCTTCAAGCCGATGTCGGCCGCCGAAGCGGCCGAAAAGGCCGACATCGTCAACATTCTGCTCCCCGACGAGCTGCAAGGGGACGTCTATCGCAACGACATCAAGCCCAAGCTCAAGCCGGGCAACGTGCTGATGTGCTCACACGGCTTCAACATTCACTTTGGCCAGGTCGAACCGCCGGCGGGGGTCGACGCCTTGCTGGTCGCGCCCAAGGGGCCCGGCCACCTGGTGCGCAGCGAGTTCGAGAAGGGTGGCGGCGTGCCGTGCCTGATCGCGCTGTCGCCCGGGGCCAGTGAAGAGACCCGCCGCATCGGCCTGGCCTATGCCAAGGGCATCGGCGGCACGCGCGGCGGTGTGATCGAAACCACCTTCGCCGAAGAAACCGAAACCGACTTGTTCGGCGAACAGGTCGTGTTGTGCGGCGGCGTCAGCGCGCTGGTCAAGGCGGGCTTCGAGACGCTGGTCGAAGCCGGCTATCAGCCCGAGATGGCCTACTTCGAGTGCATGCACGAGTTGAAGCTGATCGTCGACCTGTTCTACCAGGGCGGCCTGAACTACATGCGCTACAGCGTGTCGAACACGGCCGAGTACGGCGACTACACTCGTGGCCCGCGGATTGTCACTCCCGAGACCAAGGCCGAGATGAAGAAGATTCTGCACGAGATCCAAAGCGGCCAGTTTGCCCGCGATTGGCTGTTGGAGAACAAGGTCAACGCGCCGGCGTTCAAGGCCACGCGTCGCCGCGAGCGCGAACATCCGATCGAGGTGGTGGGCAAGCAGCTCCGCCGCCTGATGAGCTGGATCAAGTCCAAGGAAGTCTAA
- the ilvN gene encoding acetolactate synthase small subunit: MRHVLSATVQNVPGVLAHISGMLASRGFNIDSLAVGATENPGLSRMTFVIVGDDNTLDQVGKQLRKIVTVVDVQDISAQDFVERDLMLIKVSAAHGGPRTQVRELVDIFRARIVDVSQDEVMIEISGTERKIDAFIDLMRPFGIKELARTGRIAMVRSGIKATQAAGA; encoded by the coding sequence ATGCGACATGTCCTTTCGGCGACCGTGCAGAACGTGCCCGGCGTGTTGGCTCATATCTCCGGCATGCTCGCCTCGCGGGGCTTCAACATCGACAGCCTGGCGGTCGGCGCGACCGAGAACCCGGGCCTGTCACGGATGACCTTCGTGATTGTCGGCGACGACAACACGCTCGACCAGGTCGGCAAGCAATTGCGCAAGATCGTCACCGTGGTCGATGTCCAGGACATCAGCGCCCAGGACTTCGTCGAGCGCGACCTGATGCTCATCAAGGTCTCGGCCGCCCACGGCGGGCCGCGGACCCAGGTTCGCGAGCTGGTCGACATCTTCCGCGCGCGGATCGTCGACGTCAGCCAGGACGAAGTGATGATCGAAATCTCGGGCACCGAGCGGAAGATCGACGCCTTCATTGATCTGATGCGCCCGTTCGGCATCAAGGAGCTGGCCCGCACCGGCCGAATTGCCATGGTGCGCAGCGGCATCAAGGCCACCCAGGCCGCCGGCGCCTAG